Proteins encoded together in one Pseudomonas sp. Seg1 window:
- a CDS encoding DUF1330 domain-containing protein, with protein MKAYWIAHVDIADADHYSQYTQRAPAAFAEFGAKFLARGGRSEAMEGRRTPQRSVVIEFESYEKAVACYQSAAYQEAKSYREEWAKAEIIIVEGIAPL; from the coding sequence ATGAAGGCGTACTGGATTGCTCATGTGGATATCGCCGATGCCGATCACTACAGCCAATACACCCAGCGCGCGCCGGCGGCCTTCGCCGAGTTCGGCGCGAAGTTTCTCGCGAGAGGCGGGCGCAGCGAGGCGATGGAAGGGCGCAGGACGCCGCAACGCAGTGTGGTGATCGAGTTTGAAAGCTACGAAAAAGCCGTGGCGTGCTACCAATCGGCGGCGTACCAGGAGGCGAAAAGTTACCGCGAGGAATGGGCGAAGGCGGAAATCATCATCGTCGAAGGCATCGCCCCACTCTGA
- the ribBA gene encoding bifunctional 3,4-dihydroxy-2-butanone-4-phosphate synthase/GTP cyclohydrolase II has protein sequence MAFNSIEEIIEDYRLGKMVLLVDDEDRENEGDLLLAADCCTPEAISFMAREARGLICLTLTDEHCQRLGLEQMVPANGSVFSTAFTVSIEAAVGVTTGISAADRACTVAAAVAKDARAEDLVQPGHIFPLRAKEGGVLTRAGHTEAGCDLARLAGFTPASVIVEVMNDDGTMARRPDLEVFARKHGIKIGTIADLIHYRLSTEHTIERIGERELPTVHGTFRLITFEDRIEGGVHMAMVMGDLRREEPTLVRVHVIDPLRDLVGAEYSGPSNWTLWAALQRVAAEGHGVVVVLANHESSQALLERVPQLTQPPRQFSRSQSRIYSEVGTGAQILQNLGVGKLRHLGPPLKYAGLTGYDLEVVESIPFTE, from the coding sequence ATGGCCTTCAACAGCATCGAAGAAATCATCGAAGATTATCGTCTCGGCAAAATGGTCCTGCTGGTCGATGACGAAGATCGCGAAAACGAGGGCGACCTGCTGCTGGCCGCCGACTGCTGCACGCCCGAGGCGATCAGCTTCATGGCGCGTGAAGCGCGGGGGCTGATCTGCCTGACGCTGACTGACGAACATTGTCAGCGTTTGGGCCTTGAGCAAATGGTGCCGGCCAATGGCAGCGTGTTCAGCACAGCCTTCACGGTGTCGATTGAAGCGGCGGTTGGCGTCACCACCGGCATATCCGCCGCCGACCGCGCCTGCACGGTTGCCGCCGCCGTAGCCAAAGACGCTCGCGCCGAAGACCTGGTACAGCCGGGCCATATCTTTCCGTTGCGTGCCAAGGAAGGTGGCGTGCTGACCCGCGCCGGTCATACCGAAGCGGGTTGCGATTTAGCGCGTCTCGCCGGTTTCACACCGGCCTCGGTCATCGTTGAGGTGATGAACGACGACGGCACCATGGCCCGTCGCCCGGATCTGGAAGTGTTTGCACGCAAGCACGGGATCAAGATCGGCACCATCGCCGACCTGATCCACTATCGACTCAGCACCGAACACACCATCGAACGGATTGGCGAACGTGAGCTGCCGACGGTGCACGGCACGTTCCGCTTGATCACCTTTGAGGATCGCATCGAGGGCGGCGTGCACATGGCCATGGTCATGGGCGATCTGCGCCGCGAAGAGCCGACGCTGGTGCGCGTGCATGTGATTGATCCGCTGCGTGATCTGGTCGGTGCCGAGTACAGCGGGCCGAGCAACTGGACACTGTGGGCGGCGCTGCAACGGGTTGCCGCTGAAGGGCATGGGGTTGTGGTGGTATTGGCCAATCATGAGTCGTCGCAGGCGTTGCTTGAGCGCGTGCCGCAACTGACCCAGCCGCCGCGACAGTTCAGCCGCTCGCAATCGCGGATTTATTCCGAGGTGGGGACTGGGGCGCAGATTTTGCAGAATCTTGGGGTGGGTAAGTTGCGTCACTTGGGCCCTCCTCTGAAATACGCTGGCCTGACCGGGTATGACCTGGAAGTGGTCGAGAGTATTCCGTTCACCGAGTAA
- a CDS encoding ABC transporter substrate-binding protein, with translation MVLNKAATAIFFAGLLSVTGQAAMAAESVNFVSWGGSTQDAQKQAWADPFSKASGITVVQDGPTDYGKLKAMVESGNVQWDVVDVEADFALRAAAEGLLEPLDFKVIQRDKIDPRFVSDYGVGSFFFSFVLGYNEGKLGAAKPQDWTALFDTKTYPGKRALYKWPSPGVLELALLADGVAADKLYPLDLDRAFKKLDTIKKDIVWWGGGAQSQQLLASGEASMGQFWNGRIHALQEDGAPVGVSWKQNLVMADILVIPKGSKNKDAAMKFLANASSAKGQADFSNLTAYAPVNLDSVERLDSTLAPNLPTAYAKDQITLDFAYWAKNGQAIATRWNEWLVK, from the coding sequence ATGGTGTTGAACAAAGCTGCAACCGCGATCTTTTTTGCGGGACTGCTCAGCGTCACCGGCCAGGCTGCAATGGCTGCCGAAAGCGTGAATTTTGTCAGCTGGGGTGGAAGCACCCAGGATGCGCAGAAACAGGCCTGGGCCGATCCGTTCAGCAAAGCCAGCGGCATCACCGTGGTGCAGGACGGGCCGACCGACTACGGCAAACTCAAAGCCATGGTCGAGAGCGGCAACGTGCAGTGGGACGTGGTCGATGTCGAAGCCGATTTCGCCCTGCGCGCCGCCGCTGAAGGCCTGCTCGAACCCCTCGATTTCAAAGTGATTCAGCGCGACAAGATCGACCCGCGTTTCGTCAGCGATTACGGCGTCGGCTCGTTCTTCTTCTCCTTCGTCCTCGGCTACAACGAGGGCAAACTCGGCGCTGCCAAGCCGCAAGACTGGACGGCACTGTTCGACACCAAGACCTACCCCGGCAAACGCGCCCTGTACAAATGGCCAAGCCCCGGCGTGCTCGAACTGGCGCTGCTGGCCGACGGCGTCGCGGCCGACAAGCTCTACCCGCTGGATCTGGATCGCGCCTTCAAGAAACTCGACACCATCAAGAAAGACATCGTCTGGTGGGGCGGCGGCGCGCAGTCGCAGCAACTGCTGGCCTCTGGCGAAGCGAGCATGGGTCAGTTCTGGAACGGCCGCATTCACGCCCTGCAAGAAGACGGCGCGCCGGTTGGCGTGAGCTGGAAACAGAACCTGGTCATGGCCGACATTCTGGTGATTCCAAAAGGCTCGAAAAACAAGGACGCGGCGATGAAGTTTCTGGCCAATGCCAGCAGCGCCAAAGGCCAGGCCGACTTCTCCAACCTGACCGCCTACGCCCCGGTCAACCTCGACAGTGTGGAGCGTCTGGATTCGACGCTGGCCCCCAACCTGCCGACTGCCTACGCTAAGGATCAGATCACTCTTGATTTCGCGTACTGGGCCAAAAACGGCCAGGCCATCGCGACACGGTGGAACGAATGGCTGGTCAAATGA
- a CDS encoding ABC transporter permease: MKMAATASRPSTATGSAASAAGSAHGTQAVAMQQAPSLRQRWRGAGNLAPALLFIGLFFLAPLIGLLLRGVLEPTPGLGNYEQLFANSAYARVLLNTFSVAGLVTLFSLLLGFPLAWAITLVPRGWGRWILNIVLLSMWTSLLARTYSWLVLLQASGVINKALMALGIIDQPLEMVHNLTGVVIGMSYIMIPFIVLPLQATMQAIDPMILQAGSICGASPWTNFFRVFLPLCRPGLASGGLMVFVMSLGYYVTPALLGGAQNMMLPEFIIQQVQSFLNWGLASAGAALLIAITLVLFYFYLKLQPESPVGASNAR, encoded by the coding sequence ATGAAAATGGCGGCCACCGCGTCCCGTCCCTCCACTGCCACCGGGAGCGCCGCGAGCGCTGCCGGCTCGGCCCACGGAACACAGGCGGTTGCGATGCAGCAAGCCCCGTCCCTCAGACAACGCTGGCGCGGCGCCGGCAACCTCGCACCGGCGCTGCTGTTCATCGGCCTGTTCTTTCTCGCGCCGTTGATTGGCCTGCTGTTGCGCGGCGTGCTCGAACCGACCCCGGGCCTTGGCAACTACGAACAACTGTTCGCCAACTCGGCGTATGCACGGGTGCTGCTCAACACCTTTTCGGTGGCCGGGCTGGTGACGCTGTTCAGCCTGCTGCTGGGCTTTCCGCTGGCCTGGGCGATCACTCTGGTGCCGCGCGGCTGGGGTCGCTGGATTCTCAACATCGTTCTGCTGTCGATGTGGACCAGCCTGCTCGCCCGCACCTATTCATGGCTGGTGTTGCTGCAAGCTTCGGGCGTGATCAACAAGGCTCTGATGGCGCTGGGCATCATCGATCAGCCGCTGGAAATGGTGCATAACCTCACCGGTGTGGTGATCGGCATGAGCTACATCATGATCCCGTTCATCGTGCTGCCGCTGCAGGCGACCATGCAGGCCATCGACCCGATGATTCTGCAGGCTGGTTCGATCTGTGGCGCCAGTCCGTGGACCAACTTCTTCCGGGTGTTCCTGCCGCTGTGCCGGCCGGGTCTGGCCTCCGGCGGCTTGATGGTGTTCGTGATGTCGCTCGGTTACTACGTCACCCCGGCACTGCTCGGCGGCGCGCAGAACATGATGCTGCCGGAGTTCATCATTCAGCAGGTGCAATCGTTCCTCAACTGGGGCCTGGCCAGTGCCGGCGCTGCGTTGCTGATCGCGATCACTTTGGTGCTGTTCTACTTCTACCTGAAGCTTCAGCCGGAATCCCCGGTTGGCGCCAGTAATGCGAGGTAA
- a CDS encoding ABC transporter permease has translation MLLTPNAMSRRMRFGLYATTGLIGLFLLLPIVFIVLLSFGSSQWLVFPPPGWTLKWYGQFFSNPDWMNAAAASLKVAVLTTICAVALGLPTAFALVRGRFPGREMLYGLFTLPMIVPLVIIAVAVYALFLKLGYTGTMFAFVVSHVIVALPFTIISIINSLKLFDQSIEDAAVICGASRLQAVFKVTFPAIRPGMVAGALFAFLVSWDEVVLSVMMASPTLQTLPVKMWTTLRQDLTPVIAVASTLLIGLSVLVMVIAAALRRRNEISA, from the coding sequence ATGCTCCTGACTCCCAATGCCATGAGCCGGCGCATGCGTTTCGGCCTCTACGCCACCACCGGGCTGATCGGTCTGTTCCTGCTGTTGCCGATCGTCTTCATCGTCCTGCTGTCGTTCGGCTCGTCGCAGTGGCTGGTGTTTCCACCGCCGGGCTGGACGCTGAAATGGTACGGCCAGTTCTTCTCCAACCCGGACTGGATGAACGCCGCAGCGGCCAGCCTCAAGGTCGCCGTGCTGACCACAATCTGCGCCGTGGCCCTCGGTTTGCCGACCGCTTTTGCCTTGGTTCGCGGGCGTTTTCCCGGAAGGGAAATGCTCTACGGCCTGTTCACCCTGCCGATGATCGTGCCACTGGTGATCATCGCCGTGGCGGTGTACGCGCTGTTCCTCAAACTCGGTTACACCGGGACGATGTTCGCCTTCGTGGTCAGCCATGTGATTGTTGCGCTGCCATTCACCATCATCTCGATCATCAACTCGCTGAAGCTGTTCGATCAGTCGATTGAAGACGCGGCAGTGATCTGCGGAGCCTCGCGTCTGCAAGCAGTGTTCAAGGTGACTTTCCCGGCGATTCGTCCGGGCATGGTCGCCGGCGCCCTCTTCGCCTTTCTGGTTTCGTGGGACGAAGTGGTGCTCAGTGTGATGATGGCCAGCCCGACCCTGCAAACCCTTCCCGTGAAAATGTGGACCACCCTGCGCCAGGACCTGACGCCAGTGATCGCCGTCGCTTCGACGCTGCTGATCGGCTTGTCAGTGTTGGTCATGGTGATCGCCGCCGCACTGCGCCGGCGCAACGAAATCAGCGCCTGA
- a CDS encoding ABC transporter ATP-binding protein → MSAVIKDASQQNDKPLVSLRNLNKHYGDFAAVDNISLDIRDGEFLTFLGSSGSGKSTTLSMLAGFETPSSGEILVNGQSLVNVPPHKRDIGMVFQRYSLFPHLSVRDNIAFPLAIRKLAAAERDKRVDAMLKLVQLEQFAHRRPSQLSGGQQQRVAIARALVYEPRILLMDEPLGALDKKLREDLQDELRQLHRRLGITIVYVTHDQEEAMRLSQRIAIFSHGKIVGLGSGYDLYQNPPNAFVASFLGNSNFLKLKAQGNAAASFEGQSLSIRLTAGLHTDQDVLLMVRPEKALALSVPQAISEPLPSGWNEVSAKVVEVLFLGESQTCSVVTSGGTSMTVKALSAAGMPLKAGDPVQVRWATADACVYTEWTESDLNKAAGSH, encoded by the coding sequence ATGAGTGCCGTGATCAAAGACGCATCCCAGCAGAACGACAAACCCCTGGTCAGCCTGCGCAACCTGAACAAGCATTACGGCGACTTTGCCGCCGTCGACAACATCTCGCTGGACATCAGGGACGGCGAGTTCCTGACCTTCCTTGGCTCCAGCGGCTCGGGCAAAAGCACCACGCTGTCGATGCTTGCCGGGTTCGAAACGCCGAGCAGTGGCGAGATCCTCGTCAACGGTCAGTCGCTGGTCAACGTGCCGCCGCACAAGCGTGACATCGGCATGGTGTTCCAGCGCTACTCGCTGTTCCCGCATCTGTCGGTGCGCGACAACATCGCGTTTCCCTTGGCGATTCGCAAACTTGCCGCAGCCGAACGTGACAAGCGTGTCGACGCGATGTTGAAACTGGTGCAACTTGAGCAGTTCGCCCATCGCCGCCCTTCGCAATTGTCTGGCGGCCAGCAACAGCGTGTCGCCATCGCCCGGGCGCTGGTTTACGAACCGCGCATTCTGCTGATGGACGAACCGCTCGGTGCGCTGGATAAAAAGCTGCGTGAAGACTTGCAGGACGAATTGCGCCAACTGCATCGTCGTCTGGGCATCACCATTGTTTATGTGACCCACGACCAGGAAGAAGCCATGCGCTTGTCGCAACGCATTGCAATTTTCAGTCACGGCAAGATTGTCGGTCTGGGCAGCGGATATGACCTTTATCAGAATCCGCCGAATGCCTTTGTCGCCTCGTTCCTCGGCAACTCGAACTTCCTCAAACTCAAGGCCCAGGGCAATGCAGCGGCGAGTTTTGAAGGGCAGTCGTTGTCGATTCGGCTGACGGCGGGCTTGCACACGGATCAGGATGTATTGCTGATGGTGCGGCCGGAAAAAGCCTTGGCCTTGAGCGTGCCGCAGGCGATCAGCGAACCGCTGCCGTCGGGCTGGAACGAGGTGTCAGCGAAGGTGGTAGAAGTGTTGTTTCTCGGAGAAAGCCAGACTTGCAGCGTGGTGACTTCGGGCGGCACCTCGATGACGGTCAAGGCATTGTCCGCGGCCGGCATGCCGCTCAAGGCCGGCGATCCGGTGCAAGTACGCTGGGCCACTGCCGATGCGTGCGTCTACACCGAATGGACCGAAAGCGATCTCAACAAGGCTGCCGGTTCTCACTGA
- the map gene encoding type I methionyl aminopeptidase, giving the protein MRNQIKINTPADIAQSRAAGKLAAEVLAMLVPHVKAGVTTDELDRLCNDYIVNVQKAVPANVGYHGFPKTVCASVNDVVCHGIPSGTPLKDGDIVNLDIAVIKDGWFGDTSRMYVVGEATPEAQHLIKTTYEAMCAGIRVVKPGATLGDIGHAIQTLAEKEGFSVVREYCGHGIGKVYHDEPQILHYGFPNQGMKLKAGMIFTVEPMLNAGKRHVKNMPDGWTVLTKDGSLSAQWEHMVAVTETGFEILTAWPDEIEGFAPIV; this is encoded by the coding sequence ATGAGAAACCAGATCAAGATCAACACCCCGGCCGATATCGCCCAATCGCGTGCCGCTGGCAAACTCGCTGCAGAAGTACTGGCAATGCTGGTGCCGCACGTCAAGGCTGGCGTCACCACCGATGAGCTGGATCGGCTGTGCAACGACTACATCGTTAACGTGCAGAAAGCCGTGCCGGCCAACGTCGGTTATCACGGCTTTCCGAAAACGGTTTGTGCGTCGGTCAACGATGTGGTCTGTCATGGCATCCCTTCGGGCACGCCGTTGAAGGATGGTGACATCGTCAACCTCGACATCGCGGTGATCAAGGACGGCTGGTTCGGCGACACCAGTCGCATGTACGTGGTCGGCGAGGCAACGCCTGAGGCGCAGCATCTGATCAAGACCACTTACGAGGCGATGTGTGCGGGTATTCGCGTGGTCAAGCCGGGTGCGACTTTGGGCGATATCGGCCACGCGATCCAGACGCTGGCGGAGAAGGAGGGCTTTAGCGTGGTGCGCGAGTATTGCGGGCATGGGATCGGCAAGGTGTATCACGACGAGCCGCAGATCCTGCATTACGGTTTTCCCAATCAGGGTATGAAGCTCAAGGCCGGGATGATTTTTACCGTTGAGCCGATGCTCAACGCGGGCAAACGTCATGTGAAGAACATGCCGGACGGCTGGACGGTGCTGACCAAGGATGGCTCGTTGTCGGCGCAGTGGGAGCATATGGTCGCGGTGACTGAGACCGGGTTTGAAATTCTTACGGCGTGGCCGGATGAGATTGAAGGGTTTGCGCCCATCGTCTGA
- a CDS encoding ParD-like family protein codes for MGIVKISEDMHENLRISSNALSRSINAQAEHWMRIGMLAELHPNLDHSAICRLLIRAEQNGGLDLQQLTQEAVSA; via the coding sequence ATGGGCATCGTAAAGATTTCAGAGGACATGCACGAAAATCTGCGCATCTCCAGTAACGCCCTCAGCCGCTCGATCAACGCGCAGGCTGAGCACTGGATGCGCATCGGCATGCTCGCCGAGCTGCACCCCAACCTCGACCACAGCGCCATTTGCCGCTTGCTGATCCGCGCCGAACAGAACGGTGGGCTGGATCTGCAACAACTGACTCAGGAAGCCGTCAGCGCATGA
- a CDS encoding Ppx/GppA family phosphatase — protein MKEDASLFAAIDLGSNAFRMMIGQSVRSRKGLMIQEVKTLREPVRLSEGFDGGALDTMALDRGWQALARFGKKLRGFDPGRVRAVATSAVREADNAPLFLASAERHLGFRIDVISGHEEARLVYAGVAHTLPGVEDMRLVVDIGGGSTELILGQGSQPLLTESIAIGSGTLSTRFFRGGAISPGALQEAERVAILQFEKVARRYRAQGWQQTIGSSGTARMLAKVLKANRLNDFAQDGITYAGLLRLSLLLLKVSNVQQLKLAGLQPHRQSILPGGLVLMLAAFKVFGISQMVPSESGLRLGVLHGLMSNH, from the coding sequence ATGAAAGAAGACGCCTCGCTGTTCGCCGCCATCGACCTGGGCTCAAATGCATTTCGCATGATGATCGGCCAGTCGGTACGCAGTCGCAAAGGCCTGATGATTCAGGAAGTCAAAACCTTGCGCGAGCCGGTGCGTTTGTCCGAGGGCTTTGACGGTGGCGCACTGGATACGATGGCGCTGGATCGAGGCTGGCAGGCGTTGGCGCGATTCGGCAAGAAACTGCGCGGGTTCGACCCGGGTCGAGTGCGGGCAGTGGCGACCAGCGCAGTGCGCGAGGCCGATAACGCGCCGCTGTTTCTGGCCAGTGCCGAGCGGCATCTGGGTTTTCGCATCGACGTCATTTCCGGCCATGAAGAGGCTCGTCTGGTCTACGCCGGCGTGGCGCACACGTTACCGGGCGTCGAAGATATGCGCCTGGTGGTCGACATCGGCGGCGGTTCCACCGAACTGATTCTCGGCCAGGGCTCGCAACCGCTGCTGACCGAAAGCATCGCCATCGGCAGCGGCACGTTAAGTACGCGATTCTTTCGCGGTGGCGCCATTAGCCCCGGTGCGCTGCAAGAAGCCGAACGCGTGGCCATCCTGCAATTTGAAAAAGTCGCCCGCCGCTATCGCGCTCAGGGTTGGCAGCAGACCATTGGCTCTTCGGGCACTGCGCGCATGCTCGCCAAAGTGCTCAAGGCCAATCGACTTAACGATTTCGCTCAGGACGGTATTACCTACGCTGGCCTGTTGCGTCTTTCCTTGCTGTTGCTGAAGGTCAGCAACGTCCAACAGTTGAAGCTCGCCGGTCTGCAACCTCATCGCCAGAGCATCCTGCCCGGCGGACTGGTGTTGATGCTGGCGGCATTCAAGGTGTTTGGCATCTCGCAGATGGTGCCCTCCGAGTCGGGATTGAGGCTGGGCGTGCTGCATGGGCTGATGAGCAATCACTGA
- a CDS encoding ABC transporter ATP-binding protein, with translation MFKEMKQAVVTHRSAFALVLLIVVLSKIAGVMPTLILGRVVDSFSSAAQGVGASGYLLGFVLLGLLNVLLLPVQGLLLTRFIQQALYDASMHWMGMLMKKDFGLYSSVNVGKMLKSVERGILANEKMLGYALGTVLPLVVEFVAIAVWLVYIANVLFLAVVIALSVAYLLVTHRLIRWRRKHIDEVNDAEDEQGGVFANTIQATKQIRLEVAQHAALQPLAATFRRYADAATRVGFSGAILNASRTFFLTATTGLVILYGMTDQAALTPNLSVGEFVALFSLSGMFFNGVFNVGETYRFADQFAADQARLKELLLLPDFKQTDHPEVVGFAPQTLVFPGIQWESNGKRVLHIQQPLTFFAHQRVALIGASGSGKTTFLEVLSGIRKVPGGVVRLDSTPLDNLPESTHFNVLRYCPQLPRFLAGSLEDAVFFYTPRHARFRQEATALGLENLFLGDKEKVVNEDASSLSGGRRKSSRCCDYC, from the coding sequence ATGTTTAAGGAAATGAAACAGGCGGTGGTGACGCATCGTTCAGCGTTTGCCCTGGTTTTGTTGATTGTGGTGCTGTCGAAAATCGCGGGTGTCATGCCCACGTTGATTCTCGGTCGGGTGGTCGACAGTTTTTCCAGTGCTGCTCAGGGCGTCGGTGCCAGTGGTTACCTGCTGGGTTTTGTCTTGCTGGGGCTGTTGAACGTGCTGTTACTGCCCGTTCAGGGGTTGCTGCTGACGCGCTTCATCCAACAGGCGCTCTATGACGCCTCCATGCACTGGATGGGCATGCTGATGAAAAAAGACTTCGGCCTCTATTCCTCGGTCAACGTGGGGAAAATGCTCAAGTCGGTAGAACGCGGCATCCTGGCCAATGAAAAGATGCTGGGTTACGCCCTTGGAACCGTATTACCGTTGGTGGTCGAGTTTGTGGCGATAGCGGTCTGGCTGGTTTATATCGCCAACGTGCTGTTCCTGGCGGTGGTTATTGCACTGTCAGTGGCCTATCTGTTGGTGACACATCGGCTGATCCGCTGGCGACGCAAGCACATTGATGAAGTCAACGATGCCGAAGACGAGCAGGGCGGCGTTTTTGCCAATACGATTCAGGCGACCAAGCAGATTCGCCTGGAAGTGGCGCAGCACGCTGCACTGCAGCCATTGGCCGCAACCTTTCGGCGCTACGCCGATGCTGCAACCCGGGTGGGGTTTTCCGGGGCCATACTCAACGCCTCCAGAACCTTTTTCCTGACGGCGACCACCGGCCTGGTGATTCTCTACGGGATGACCGATCAGGCAGCATTGACACCCAATCTCTCGGTCGGTGAGTTCGTGGCGTTGTTCTCGTTGTCCGGGATGTTTTTCAACGGCGTGTTCAATGTCGGTGAAACCTATCGCTTCGCCGATCAGTTCGCCGCGGATCAGGCGCGGCTCAAAGAGCTGCTGTTGTTGCCGGACTTCAAGCAAACCGATCATCCCGAGGTAGTCGGGTTCGCTCCCCAGACACTGGTTTTTCCTGGCATACAGTGGGAAAGCAATGGCAAGCGGGTGTTGCACATCCAGCAGCCACTGACGTTTTTCGCCCATCAGCGGGTGGCCCTGATCGGGGCCAGCGGTTCGGGAAAAACCACTTTTCTCGAAGTGTTGAGTGGAATCAGAAAAGTGCCCGGTGGCGTTGTTCGACTGGACAGCACGCCGCTGGACAACCTGCCGGAAAGCACACATTTCAACGTTTTGCGCTATTGCCCCCAGTTGCCACGGTTTCTGGCTGGCTCGCTGGAAGATGCGGTGTTTTTCTACACGCCCAGACATGCACGCTTTCGCCAGGAAGCCACAGCGCTGGGCCTGGAGAACCTGTTCCTCGGGGATAAGGAAAAAGTGGTGAATGAAGACGCCAGCAGCTTGTCCGGGGGGAGGCGAAAAAGCTCTCGCTGCTGCGATTATTGTTGA
- a CDS encoding YcaO-like family protein: MFSERESAGEERVATFLRVISEEAGLSVNYYESGANVAAVELKDERGRVAAAGAGKGRARTVGALAEALEHYSFAHKVEPLRRVPVRQLLAQEATRNDGYLQSLGDSSHQDDSVQCLRFYRINQRNHCILVPASLVSLAYLGQEGAGGEQRNAGPDAHLLKYFTNSGVATGYGWRESVLHGLNEVIERDGLSSIYEQLVAGRRPDLAEVHPHWLAAHFQDNAELLGFVSSARVFFGEHKGMPFAMALSKANHEGRLALIGSGCSISPTQAVYRAVTELLQVSKLQDDVTRREDERVKAHLLSGRGLHRLIELADWLAGPFPLLDSLHASGGLSVAQQLAWVVRRLREHGLAAYFRPIKVFSDRVVVTQVYVPGLERFNLVRSGLRVVPQRILFAAAQCRGAKEEANHV; this comes from the coding sequence ATGTTCAGCGAGCGCGAATCTGCGGGTGAAGAGCGGGTGGCAACGTTTTTGCGGGTGATTAGCGAGGAAGCCGGATTGTCCGTCAATTACTACGAATCCGGTGCCAATGTTGCCGCCGTGGAGTTGAAAGACGAACGAGGAAGAGTGGCCGCTGCCGGTGCCGGGAAAGGCCGCGCGCGAACGGTCGGCGCCTTGGCCGAGGCTCTGGAACATTACAGCTTTGCCCACAAGGTCGAACCTTTGCGCCGTGTGCCGGTCAGGCAACTGCTGGCACAGGAGGCGACGCGCAACGATGGCTATCTGCAGAGTCTTGGCGATAGCAGCCACCAGGACGATTCGGTTCAATGCCTGCGTTTTTATCGTATCAATCAGCGTAACCATTGCATCCTGGTACCGGCATCGCTGGTGTCGCTGGCGTACCTGGGGCAAGAGGGCGCCGGCGGCGAACAACGCAACGCCGGTCCCGATGCGCATTTACTCAAATATTTCACCAATTCGGGCGTAGCCACGGGTTACGGCTGGCGCGAATCCGTCCTCCACGGGCTCAATGAAGTGATTGAGCGCGACGGGTTGTCCTCGATCTACGAGCAACTGGTCGCTGGTCGCCGACCGGATCTGGCCGAGGTCCATCCACACTGGCTGGCGGCGCACTTTCAGGACAATGCGGAGCTGCTCGGCTTCGTCAGCAGTGCGCGGGTTTTTTTTGGCGAACACAAAGGCATGCCGTTCGCGATGGCACTGAGCAAGGCAAACCATGAGGGCAGACTGGCATTGATCGGTTCCGGCTGCTCGATATCGCCGACCCAGGCAGTTTATCGGGCGGTGACCGAGTTGTTGCAGGTGTCGAAGCTTCAGGACGATGTCACGCGGCGCGAGGACGAACGCGTCAAGGCGCATCTGCTAAGCGGGCGTGGCTTGCATCGTTTGATTGAGTTGGCGGACTGGCTGGCTGGCCCGTTTCCACTGCTCGATTCGTTGCATGCGTCGGGGGGCTTGAGTGTTGCCCAACAGTTGGCCTGGGTCGTGCGCCGACTGCGTGAACATGGACTCGCGGCATACTTTCGCCCGATCAAAGTGTTCTCCGATCGAGTGGTGGTTACTCAGGTTTACGTCCCGGGGCTGGAACGGTTCAATCTGGTGCGCAGCGGTCTTCGCGTCGTCCCTCAGCGTATCTTGTTCGCCGCCGCGCAGTGCCGTGGCGCAAAGGAAGAAGCCAACCATGTTTAA